GTGACGGGCGCGAGTCTGTATGAGCGCGGCTACACCGTCGGCAGCGCGGGCAACATCAGCGCGCGGCTCGACGACGGCTGGCTGATCACGCCGACGGACGCATGCCTCGGGCGGCTTGATCCCGCGCAGATCGCGAAGGTCGATCTCGACGGCAACGCGGTCTCGGGCGGCAAGCCGTCGAAGACGCTCGCGCTTCATCGCGGCGTCTACGAACGCAACCGCGAAGCGCGCGGCATCGTGCATACGCATTCAACGCACCTCGTCGCGCTGACGCTGGCGGGCGTCTGGAATGAAGCCGACGTTCTGCCGCCCATCACGCCGTACTTCGTTATGAAGGTCGGGCACATTCCGCTGATTCGCTACAAGCGTCCCGGCGATCCGCAGGTCGCGCAACAGATCGCATCGCTCGCCGACAGCGTGCGCGGTGTGCTGCTCGAACGGCTCGGACCCGTCGTGTGGGAGCGTTCGGTGTCACAGGCTTCGTACGTGATCGAGGAACTCGAAGAGACGGCGCGCTTGTGGCTGATGACCAACCCTCGTCCTGCTCCCCTCGACGAAGCCGCACTCGACGAATTGCGCACCGTGTTCGGCGCACGCTGGTAAGCCGTCCGCTATCCGTTTAACCACCCAGGCAAAAAGCCGGAGGACCGTCCGACATGAAACGGATGTTCCACAACCGGCGCCATTC
This Paraburkholderia phymatum STM815 DNA region includes the following protein-coding sequences:
- the otnC gene encoding 3-oxo-tetronate 4-phosphate decarboxylase, producing MTLAVHTSSEAKVREEICVTGASLYERGYTVGSAGNISARLDDGWLITPTDACLGRLDPAQIAKVDLDGNAVSGGKPSKTLALHRGVYERNREARGIVHTHSTHLVALTLAGVWNEADVLPPITPYFVMKVGHIPLIRYKRPGDPQVAQQIASLADSVRGVLLERLGPVVWERSVSQASYVIEELEETARLWLMTNPRPAPLDEAALDELRTVFGARW